In Triticum aestivum cultivar Chinese Spring chromosome 5B, IWGSC CS RefSeq v2.1, whole genome shotgun sequence, the following proteins share a genomic window:
- the LOC123117488 gene encoding zinc finger protein ZAT11 — protein sequence MTKHQRAEAADQHAVSLALSLCLGAVADRSKKMRRAGGDQFVCKTCGRSFPSFQALGGHRTSHLRGRHGLALALTTGEQYCSVKPKSIADLKQAHQCHICGQGFQTGQALGGHMRRHREEGTQAPPVLLELFV from the coding sequence ATGACCAAGCACCAGAGAGCTGAAGCGGCCGACCAGCATGCCGTGTCCCTCGCCCTCTCGCTCTGCCTCGGTGCTGTCGCTGACCGCAGCAAGAAGATGCGCCGCGCCGGTGGGGATCAGTTCGTGTGCAAGACGTGCGGCCGCTCGTTCCCGTCGTTCCAGGCGCTGGGTGGCCACCGGACTAGCCACCTGCGCGGCCGCCACGGGCTCGCGCTCGCCCTCACCACCGGCGAGCAGTACTGCTCCGTCAAGCCCAAGAGTATTGCGGATCTGAAGCAGGCGCACCAGTGCCACATCTGCGGCCAAGGGTTTCAGACGGGGCAGGCGCTCGGCGGCCACATGCGCCGGCACCGCGAGGAGGGGACGCAGGCGCCGCCAGTTCTGCTCGAGCTGTTTGTCTAG
- the LOC123117489 gene encoding zinc finger protein ZAT11: protein MTKHQRPAADRAVSLSLSLSLGAVAGLKKKMRRAGGDQFVCKTCGRSFPSFQALGGHRTSHLRGRHGLALALTLTLTAGDQYRVKPKSTTDQKQAHRCHICCQGFGTGQALGGHMRRHRDEAVQAPPVLLELFL from the coding sequence ATGACGAAGCACCAGAGACCAGCAGCAGACCGGGCCgtgtccctctccctctccctctccctcggcgCCGTGGCCGGCCTCAAGAAGAAGATGCGCCGCGCCGGTGGGGATCAGTTCGTGTGCAAGACGTGCGGCCGCTCGTTCCCGTCGTTCCAGGCCCTCGGCGGCCACCGGACCAGCCACCTGCGCGGCCGCCACGGGCTCGCGCTCGCCCTCACCCTCACCCTCACCGCCGGGGACCAGTACCGTGTCAAGCCCAAGAGTACAACGGATCAGAAGCAGGCGCACCGGTGCCACATCTGCTGCCAAGGGTTCGGGACGGGGCAGGCGCTCGGCGGCCACATGCGCCGGCACCGTGACGAGGCGGTGCAGGCGCCTCCCGTTCTGCTCGAGCTGTTTCTCTAG